One Diospyros lotus cultivar Yz01 chromosome 1, ASM1463336v1, whole genome shotgun sequence genomic window carries:
- the LOC127812129 gene encoding sulfite reductase [ferredoxin], chloroplastic-like, whose translation MATSLGLAQTAILAEPKGQIQSSRIPFHRGLRRCFSSSSSFSYPHADSLLFSNNRMRFDASSASPVVRAVATPTKPDTSSTPKRSRVEIFKEQSDFIRYPLNEELLTDSPNINEAATQLIKFHGSYQQTNRDERGSRSYSFMLRTKNPCGKVSNKLYLTMDDLADQFGIGTLRLTTRQTFQLHGILKKDLKTVMSSIIKSMGSTLGACGDLNRNVLAPAAPLASKDYLFAQQTAENIAALLTPQSGFYYDMWVDGEKIMSAEPPEVVKARNDNSHGTNFLDSPEPIYGTQFLPRKFKVAVTVPTDNSVDILTNDIGVVVVSDDNGEPQGFNIYVGGGMGRTHRLETTFPRLAEPLGYVPKEDILYAVKAIVVTQRENGRRDDRKYSRMKYLISSWGIEKFRNVVEQYYGRKFEPCRELPEWEFKSYLGWHEQGDGSLFCGLHVDNGRIKGIMKKTLREIIQKYDLNVRITPNQNIILCDIRRAWRRPITTALAQGGLLQPRYVDPLNMTAMACPAFPLCPLAITEAERGIPDILKRVRAVFDKVGLKYNESIVIRVTGCPNGCARPYMAELGLVGDGPNSYQIWLGGTPNQTSLARCFLNKVKVQELEKVLEPLFYYWKRKRQSKESFGDFANRMGFEKLQELVEKWEGPIMSSSRYNLKLFADKETYEAVDELAKLQNKNAHQLAMEVLRNFVASQQNGKSE comes from the exons ATGGCGACGTCGTTAGGGCTTGCGCAAACCGCAATCTTAGCGGAACCGAAGGGTCAGATTCAGAGCAGTAGGATTCCGTTTCACCGTGGCTTGAGGCggtgtttttcttcttcttcttctttttcttatcccCATGCTGATTCGCTGCTGTTTTCCAACAACCGCATGCGATTTGATGCCTCCTCGGCTTCTCCCGTCGTCAGAGCCGTTGCCACG CCAACAAAGCCAGATACTTCCTCTACGCCTAAGCGTAGCAGGGTTGAGATTTTTAAAGAGCAAAGTGACTTCATCAGATACCCTCTTAATGAGGAGCTTTTGACAGATTCCCCAAATATAAATGAAGCCGCCACACAATTGATCAAGTTCCATGGAAGCTATCAACAGACAAACAGGGATGAACGTGGTTCAAGGTCCTACTCATTTATGCTTCGTACCAAGAATCCTTGTGGCAAGGTTTCAAACAAACTCTATTTGACCATGGATGATCTTGCTGATCAGTTTGGAATTGGAACACTACGGTTGACTACCAGGCAAACATTTCAGCTCCATGGAATTCTGAAAAAGGACCTCAAGACAGTAATGAGTAGTATCATTAAAAGCATGGGTTCAACTCTTGGTGCATGTGGCGATCTCAACAGAAATGTTCTTGCTCCAGCTGCACCACTAGCCAGCAAAGATTACCTTTTTGCACAACAGACTGCTGAAAATATTGCTGCACTCCTGACTCCTCAGTCTGGTTTCTACTATGATATGTGGGTAGATGGGGAGAAAATTATGTCTGCAGAACCTCCTGAAGTAGTAAAGGCCCGCAACGATAACTCACATGGGACAAATTTCCTTGATTCACCAGAGCCTATTTATGGTACTCAGTTCCTGCCAAGGAAATTCAAAGTTGCAGTTACTGTGCCTACAGATAACTCGGTGGATATTCTCACAAATGATATTGGCGTTGTTGTTGTTTCTGATGATAATGGGGAGCCTCAGGGTTTCAACATTTAT GTCGGTGGTGGTATGGGAAGAACTCACAGGTTAGAGACAACATTTCCCCGTCTGGCAGAGCCGTTGGGTTATGTACCTAAGGAGGACATACTGTATGCTGTTAAAGCTATTGTTGTTACCCAAcgagaaaatggaagaagggATGACCGGAAGTATAGCAGAATGAAATACTTAATCAGCTCATGGGGAATTGAGAAGTTTAGAAATGTTGTTGAACAGTACTATGGAAGGAAATTCGAGCCTTGCCGTGAATTACCTGAGTGGGAATTTAAAAGTTATTTGGGATGGCATGAACAG GGCGATGGCAGTTTATTTTGTGGGCTCCATGTTGATAATGGTCGTATTAAGGGCATAATGAAGAAGACATTAAGGGAAATTATTCAAAAGTATGACTTAAATGTCCGTATCACACCAAACCAGAACATTATCTTGTGTGATATTCGCCGAGCATGGAGGCGTCCCATCACCACAGCTCTTGCACAGGGTGGCCTGCTG CAACCTCGGTACGTGGATCCCCTTAACATGACTGCAATGGCTTGCCCAGCTTTCCCACTTTGCCCTCTTGCTATAACTGAAGCTGAGCGTGGTATACCCGACATCCTTAAGCGAGTCCGTGCTGTATTTGATAAG GTTGGTCTGAAGTACAATGAATCTATAGTGATAAGAGTTACTGGGTGCCCTAACGGTTGCGCTAGACCCTACATGGCAGAGCTGGGATTGGTTGGTGATGGTCCCAATAGCTATCAG ATATGGCTCGGGGGGACACCCAATCAAACCTCACTGGCAAGATGCTTCTTGAACAAGGTTAAGGTTCAGGAGCTTGAGAAAGTTCTGGAACCTCTGTTTTACTATTGGAAGCGGAAGAGGCAATCCAAAGAATCATTTGGGGACTTCGCAAACCGCATG ggatttgaaaaactccaGGAGTTAGTGGAGAAATGGGAAGGACCAATCATGTCATCATCACGATACAACTTGAAGCTCTTTGCCGATAAAGAGACGTATGAAGCCGTGGATGAGCTTGCAAAGCTGCAAAACAAGAATGCTCATCAATTGGCCATGGAAGTCCTCCGCAATTTTGTAGCTTCCCAACAGAATGGCAAGAGTGAATAA